A genomic window from Melopsittacus undulatus isolate bMelUnd1 chromosome 7, bMelUnd1.mat.Z, whole genome shotgun sequence includes:
- the LOC101869545 gene encoding toll-like receptor 1, whose protein sequence is MGPLTSIDVFACVFTFTLWNNIHPTVGNEFIANYSSSLLTDVPENIPVYTHVLDLSHNRISGLGLSDFVSLSDLQVLNLSYNLVTELNFSVFIFNEDLGYLDLSHNNILKVYCQTLVYLKHLDLSFNKFTAVPICQEFGNIVCLEYLGLSATMIQRSDFQYITHLQLHTVFLTLEDFSLYEPQSLTALNTRSLHIVFAANRNFSFHLLYDGMSTSENLKIVNLRYTLSYKDFPSPSLTLLKEIKTTALMLDTVDLQWPIILQIFLLIWYSPVEHLTVRNLTFQGPLGELIDYDFLPLLRSTEQLISLGGSMKVLTLEHVRNKVYYFNQEILYRQFSEMNIASLTIYDAYMPHMLCPNRTSSFQYLNFSHNALTDELFQNCGTLTDLKLLILQRNKFESLLKVSFMTSRMKSLKYLDMSSNLLRHKGAGTQCQWAESLTELDLSSNQLTDAVFECLPVNIQNLNLQSNQISSVPRGMAKLKALTELNLALNHLADLPGCGSFTSLEFLNVEMNSILTPSADFFQSCPRVRELQAGQNPFKCSCELRDFIRGERQSGGRLFGWPAAYTCEYPEDLRGMQLKDFHLSELACNTALLLVTALLLTLVLVAVVAFLCIYLDVPWYVRMTWQWTQTKRRAWHNHPAEQETVLQFHAFISYSERDALWVKDELIPNLEKGEGCVQLCQHERNFIPGKSIVENIINCIEKSYKSIFVLSPNFVQSEWCHYELYFAHHKLFSENSSSLILILLEPIPPYIIPTRYHKLKALMAKRTYLEWPKERSKRALFWANLRAAINVNLPISVEADEEQSDVTSTSSISQYENK, encoded by the coding sequence ATGGGACCCCTTACAAGTATTGATGTCTTTGCTTGTGTCTTTACTTTCACGCTATGGAATAATATCCATCCAACTGTGGGAAACGAATTTATTGCTAATTATTCAAGCAGTTTGCTAACTGATGTTCCAGAAAACATTCCAGTCTATACTCATGTATTAGATTTGTCACATAACAGGATTTCTGGACTTGGTCTCTcagattttgtttctctttctgatCTTCAGGTATTAAATCTTTCTTATAATCTAGTTACAGAGCTTAACTTTAGtgtcttcatttttaatgaagatttaGGATACTTAGATTTATCTCATAATAACATTTTGAAAGTTTACTGTCAAACTCTTGTGTATCTTAAACATTTAGATCTTTCTTTCAATAAGTTTACTGCTGTGCCTATCTGTCAGGAATTCGGGAACATAGTTTGTTTGGAGTACCTAGGATTAAGTGCCACGATGATACAAAGGTCAGACTTCCAGTATATAACGCATTTGCAGCTGCACACTGTCTTTCTAACATTAGAAGACTTTTCCCTGTATGAGCCTCAGAGTCTGACAGCCTTGAACACAAGAAGCCTCCACATTGTGTTTGCAGCAAACCGAAACTTCAGTTTTCACCTATTGTATGATGGAATGAGCACTtcagaaaacttaaaaatagtTAATTTAAGATATACCTTGAGCTATAAAGATTTCCCCTCTCCTTCTTTAACGCTTCTGAAGGAAATCAAGACAACAGCTCTCATGCTTGACACTGTGGATTTACAGTGGCCTATAATTTTGCAGATTTTCCTGCTTATTTGGTACTCACCTGTGGAGCATTTGACTGTGAGAAATTTGACTTTTCAGGGACCACTGGGGGAGCTGATTGATTATGACTTTCTACCCTTATTAAGATCTACGGAACAATTAATCTCGTTGGGTGGCTCCATGAAAGTACTAACGTTGGAACATGTTCGTAATAAGGTTTATTATTTCAACCAGGAGATACTATACAGACAGTTTTCAGAAATGAATATTGCCAGTTTGACAATATACGATGCATATATGCCACACATGCTTTGCCCCAACAGAACAAGctcatttcagtatttaaatttTTCTCACAATGCCCTGACAGATGAGCTATTCCAGAATTGTGGCACTCTGAcagatttaaaattacttattttgcaGAGGAATAAATTTGAGAGCCTTCTCAAGGTCAGCTTCATGACCAGCCGTATGAAATCACTGAAATACCTGGACATGAGCAGCAACTTGCTGCGTCACAAGGGAGCTGGCACGCAATGCCAATGGGCTGAGTCTCTGACAGAGTTGGACCTGTCCTCAAATCAGTTGACGGATGCTGTGTTCGAGTGCTTGCCAGTCAACATCCAAAATCTCAACCTCCAAAGCAATCAGATCAGCAGTGTCCCCAGGGGAATGGCCAAGCTGAAAGCCTTGACAGAGCTGAACTTGGCATTGAACCATCTGGCTGACCTGCCGGGGTGCGGCAGCTTTACGTCCCTGGAGTTCCTGAACGTAGAGATGAATTCGATCCTCACCCCATCTGCCGACTTCTTCCAGAGCTGCCCGAGGGTCAGGGAGCTCCAAGCCGGACAGAACCCGTTCAAGTGCTCGTGTGAACTGCGAGACTTTATCCGTGGGGAGAGGCAGTCTGGGGGCAGGCTGTTTGGCTGGCCGGCGGCGTACACGTGCGAGTACCCGGAGGACTTGCGAGGGATGCAGCTGAAGGACTTCCACCTGAGCGAGCTGGCTTGCAACACGGCGCTGCTCCTTgtgacagctctgctgctgacgctggtgctggtggctgttgTGGCCTTCCTGTGCATCTACCTGGACGTGCCGTGGTACGTGCGGATGACGTGGCAGTGGACGCAGACGAAGCGGAGAGCTTGGCACAACcaccctgcagagcaggaaacCGTTCTGCAGTTTCATGCCTTCATTTCATACAGTGAGCGTGATGCATTGTGGGTGAAGGACGAGCTGATCCCAAACCTGGAGAAGGGCGAGGGCTGCGTACAACTGTGCCAGCACGAGAGGAACTTCATCCCTGGCAAGAGCATTGTGGAGAACATCATTAACTGCATTGAGAAGAGCTACAAGTCAATCTTTGTGCTGTCTCCCAACTTTGTGCAGAGCGAGTGGTGTCACTATGAGCTGTACTTTGCTCACCACAAGTTGTTCAGTGAGAATTCCAGCAGCTTAATCCTCATTTTACTGGAGCCGATCCCTCCCTACATTATCCCTACCAGGTATCACAAGCTGAAGGCTCTGATGGCAAAGCGAACCTACCTGGAGTGGCCGAAGGAGAGGAGCAAGCGTGCCCTTTTCTGGGCTAACCTGAGGGCGGCTATTAACGTTAACCTGCCAATATCTGTTGAAGCAGATGAGGAGCAGAGTGATGTTACTTCTACCAGTAGTATAAGTcagtatgaaaataaatga